Proteins from a single region of Xiphophorus maculatus strain JP 163 A chromosome 22, X_maculatus-5.0-male, whole genome shotgun sequence:
- the fbxo9 gene encoding F-box only protein 9 isoform X2 → MLEDEDDSSDDPNLQLELNVFRAQWMSELKPSPGTSDRLQRARGVKRTQDLAREEKATELFLRAVQEEQNGAVYEAIKFYRMAMQLDPDIEFKINYSRPPDADRGGGNYMEDSDTDGEIEDLLTYFEQQLTLESSFPKICTPELEATQTHISALPREILMYIFRWVVSSELDMRALEQLSLVCRGFYISARDPEIWRSACLRVWGRNCTKVVPFKSWREMFLQRPRVRFDGVYISKTSYIRQGEESLDGFYRAWHHVEYYRYLRFFPDGFVLMLTTPEDPLSVVPRLRTRNIRMDSVLLGHFRLSQETDNQTKVFAVVCKKKEDKATEFQRNRFCRRNQAPEAEHAFHVGLHLTSRGRQSFSKLVWIHHSCHITYKLTGETVITTFDLDRMYTPFFFARVKSYTAFSEQPL, encoded by the exons ATGTTAGAGGATGAAGATGACAGTTCAGATGATCCAAACCTTCAG CTGGAACTCAATGTCTTCAGAGCTCAGTGGATGTCTGAACTCAAGCCGAGCCCTGGAACGAGTGACCGACTGCAGAGGGCAAGAGGTGTGAAGAGGACTCAAGACCTTGCTCGAGAGGAAAAA GCTACAGAGCTGTTTCTGAGAGCTGTTCAGGAAGAGCAGAATGGGGCTGTCTATGAAG ctaTCAAGTTCTATCGCATGGCTATGCAGCTAGACCCTGACATTGAGTTTAAAATCAACTACAGCCGTCCTCCTGACGCAGACAGAGGTGGAGGAAATTA CATGGAGGACAGTGACACTGATGGGGAGATTGAGGATTTGCTCACCTACTTTGAGCAGCAGCTCACTCTGGAGAGCTCCTTTCCAAAGATCTGCACTCCTGAGCTTGAAGCCACTCAGACGCACATTTCAG CCTTGCCACGGGAAATCCTGATGTACATATTTCGCTGGGTTGTGTCGAGCGAACTGGACATGCGGGCCCTGGAGCAGCTGTCTTTGGTCTGCCGGGGGTTCTATATTTCTGCCAG GGACCCTGAGATTTGGCGTTCTGCTTGCTTAAGAGTTTGGGGACGAAACTGCACCAAAGTAGTGCCCTTCAAGTCCTGGAGGGAAATGTTCCTGCAGAGGCCACGTGTCCGGTTTGATG GCGTCTACATCAGCAAGACATCGTACATCCGTCAAGGGGAGGAGTCCTTGGACGGATTCTACAGAGCTTGGCATCATGTTGAGTACTACAG GTACCTCCGGTTCTTCCCCGATGGCTTCGTCCTGATGCTCACCACCCCTGAGGACCCTTTGTCAGTCGTTCCCCGCTTGCGTACGAGAAACATCAG AATGGATTCTGTTCTGCTCGGTCATTTCCGTCTGTCGCAAGAGACGGACAACCAAACCAAAGTCTTTGCTGTCGTCTGCAAGAAAAAGGAggat AAAGCGACCGAGTTTCAAAGAAATCGGTTCTGCAGGCGGAACCAGGCTCCTGAGGCTGAGCATGCCTTCCACGTGGGGCTGCATCTGACCTCCAGAGGGCGCCAGAGTTTCAGCAAGCTTGTGTGGATCCACCACTCCTGCCACATCACTTACAA GTTGACTGGGGAAACTGTCATCACAACATTTGACCTCGACAGGATGTACACGCCCTTCTTCTTTGCACGAGTGAAGAGCTACACCGCTTTCTCCGAGCAGCCGCTGTAA
- the elovl5 gene encoding elongation of very long chain fatty acids protein 5 — protein METLNQKLNAYFETWMGPRDKRVQGMLLLDSYLPTFALTVIYLLIVWMGPKYMKHRQPYSCRGLMVLYNLGITCLSFYMWYELATTAWYGGYNFYCQDTYSAPEVDEKIISVLWWYYFSKLLEFIDTFFFILRKNNHQITFLHVYHHASMLNIWWFVMNWIPCGHSYFGASLNSFVHVVMYSYYGLAAIPALRPYLWWKRYITQLQLIQFCLTVMQTALAVVWPCGFPIRWLYFQISYMFSFIVLFSNFYFQTYKKRIHSQKTEHQNGSSASVNRHANGTASMEHTAPRKLRVD, from the exons ATGGAGACCTTAAATCAGAAACTAAATGCCTACTTTGAAACATGGATGGGTCCCAGAG ATAAGAGGGTGCAGGGAATGCTCCTGCTCGACAGTTACCTACCAACCTTTGCACTCACAGTCATATACCTTCTGATTGTGTGGATGGGGCCCAAGTACATGAAGCACAGGCAGCCATACTCCTGCCGAGGCCTCATGGTGCTCTACAATCTGGGAATCACCTGTTTGTCCTTCTACATGTGGTATGAG CTTGCTACGACCGCATGGTACGGTGGATACAACTTCTACTGCCAGGACACTTACAGCGCACCAGAAGTTGATGAAAAG ATCATAAGTGTCCTTTGGTGGTACTATTTCTCCAAGCTGCTCGAGTTCATTGACACCTTTTTCTTCATACTGCGGAAAAACAATCACCAAATCACATTTCTCCACGTCTACCACCACGCCAGCATGCTGAACATCTGGTGGTTCGTCATGAACTGGATACCCTGCGGTCACT CATATTTCGGGGCCTCCCTGAACAGCTTTGTCCACGTTGTGATGTATTCCTACTACGGCCTCGCAGCCATTCCCGCCCTCCGACCGTACCTCTGGTGGAAGAGGTACATCACCCAGCTACAGCTG ATCCAGTTCTGTTTGACCGTGATGCAGACGGCGTTGGCAGTCGTCTGGCCGTGCGGCTTCCCCATCAGATGGCTGTACTTCCAAATAAGCTACATGTTCTCGTTCATTGTCCTTTTCTCTAATTTCTACTTCCAG ACTTACAAGAAGCGCATCCATTCTCAAAAGACGGAGCATCAGAACGGTTCCTCTGCGTCGGTAAACAGACACGCCAACGGAACGGCGTCGATGGAGCACACAGCGCCCAGAAAGCTCAGGGTGGATTGA
- the fbxo9 gene encoding F-box only protein 9 isoform X1 codes for MADENADIGGMLEDEDDSSDDPNLQLELNVFRAQWMSELKPSPGTSDRLQRARGVKRTQDLAREEKATELFLRAVQEEQNGAVYEAIKFYRMAMQLDPDIEFKINYSRPPDADRGGGNYMEDSDTDGEIEDLLTYFEQQLTLESSFPKICTPELEATQTHISALPREILMYIFRWVVSSELDMRALEQLSLVCRGFYISARDPEIWRSACLRVWGRNCTKVVPFKSWREMFLQRPRVRFDGVYISKTSYIRQGEESLDGFYRAWHHVEYYRYLRFFPDGFVLMLTTPEDPLSVVPRLRTRNIRMDSVLLGHFRLSQETDNQTKVFAVVCKKKEDKATEFQRNRFCRRNQAPEAEHAFHVGLHLTSRGRQSFSKLVWIHHSCHITYKLTGETVITTFDLDRMYTPFFFARVKSYTAFSEQPL; via the exons ATG GCTGATGAAAATGCTGATATCGGAGGTATGTTAGAGGATGAAGATGACAGTTCAGATGATCCAAACCTTCAG CTGGAACTCAATGTCTTCAGAGCTCAGTGGATGTCTGAACTCAAGCCGAGCCCTGGAACGAGTGACCGACTGCAGAGGGCAAGAGGTGTGAAGAGGACTCAAGACCTTGCTCGAGAGGAAAAA GCTACAGAGCTGTTTCTGAGAGCTGTTCAGGAAGAGCAGAATGGGGCTGTCTATGAAG ctaTCAAGTTCTATCGCATGGCTATGCAGCTAGACCCTGACATTGAGTTTAAAATCAACTACAGCCGTCCTCCTGACGCAGACAGAGGTGGAGGAAATTA CATGGAGGACAGTGACACTGATGGGGAGATTGAGGATTTGCTCACCTACTTTGAGCAGCAGCTCACTCTGGAGAGCTCCTTTCCAAAGATCTGCACTCCTGAGCTTGAAGCCACTCAGACGCACATTTCAG CCTTGCCACGGGAAATCCTGATGTACATATTTCGCTGGGTTGTGTCGAGCGAACTGGACATGCGGGCCCTGGAGCAGCTGTCTTTGGTCTGCCGGGGGTTCTATATTTCTGCCAG GGACCCTGAGATTTGGCGTTCTGCTTGCTTAAGAGTTTGGGGACGAAACTGCACCAAAGTAGTGCCCTTCAAGTCCTGGAGGGAAATGTTCCTGCAGAGGCCACGTGTCCGGTTTGATG GCGTCTACATCAGCAAGACATCGTACATCCGTCAAGGGGAGGAGTCCTTGGACGGATTCTACAGAGCTTGGCATCATGTTGAGTACTACAG GTACCTCCGGTTCTTCCCCGATGGCTTCGTCCTGATGCTCACCACCCCTGAGGACCCTTTGTCAGTCGTTCCCCGCTTGCGTACGAGAAACATCAG AATGGATTCTGTTCTGCTCGGTCATTTCCGTCTGTCGCAAGAGACGGACAACCAAACCAAAGTCTTTGCTGTCGTCTGCAAGAAAAAGGAggat AAAGCGACCGAGTTTCAAAGAAATCGGTTCTGCAGGCGGAACCAGGCTCCTGAGGCTGAGCATGCCTTCCACGTGGGGCTGCATCTGACCTCCAGAGGGCGCCAGAGTTTCAGCAAGCTTGTGTGGATCCACCACTCCTGCCACATCACTTACAA GTTGACTGGGGAAACTGTCATCACAACATTTGACCTCGACAGGATGTACACGCCCTTCTTCTTTGCACGAGTGAAGAGCTACACCGCTTTCTCCGAGCAGCCGCTGTAA